From a single Pelobacter seleniigenes DSM 18267 genomic region:
- the rsmD gene encoding 16S rRNA (guanine(966)-N(2))-methyltransferase RsmD, translating into MRIISGTARGRKLALFSGKDIRPTPDRVREALFSMLASRFGSFDRLKVLELFAGSGALSLEALSRGAESALLVDSGAVAAELIRDNIQRCGFQSQASFIQQDIFRALPLLRNSAPYDLILLDPPYQKNLVPRALEQIAALNLLSEHGIICAESSSKEQWEDFGPLQLLESRTYGTSRIHLYGLTGE; encoded by the coding sequence ATGCGGATCATCAGCGGCACAGCCAGAGGGCGCAAACTGGCGCTCTTCTCGGGTAAAGATATCAGACCGACCCCGGACCGGGTTCGGGAAGCGCTGTTCAGCATGCTGGCCAGTCGCTTCGGCTCATTCGACAGGCTCAAAGTTCTGGAGCTGTTTGCCGGCAGTGGGGCTCTCTCCCTGGAAGCCCTCAGCCGCGGTGCCGAATCCGCGCTGCTGGTCGACTCCGGGGCTGTCGCCGCCGAGCTGATCAGAGACAATATTCAGCGCTGCGGCTTTCAATCGCAAGCCAGCTTTATCCAGCAGGATATCTTTAGAGCTCTGCCCCTGCTCCGCAATTCGGCACCTTATGACCTGATCCTCCTTGATCCCCCTTATCAGAAAAACCTGGTTCCCCGGGCTCTTGAGCAGATCGCTGCCTTGAATCTGCTCTCCGAACATGGAATAATTTGCGCCGAATCGTCCAGCAAGGAACAATGGGAAGATTTCGGGCCATTGCAATTACTTGAAAGCCGGACCTATGGAACCTCACGTATCCATCTATACGGCCTGACTGGAGAATGA
- a CDS encoding KamA family radical SAM protein, with protein METWQRHLQASITNPEKLPRSFGVDWRPLKEVAERYPMRITPYYLSLIKSAGDPIWKQAVPDQQELNDHVCMADPLEEENQSPVPNIIHRYPDRVLFLVSSECAMYCRFCTRKRKVGGEQMRITAETIAAGIDYISRNPQIRDVIVSGGDPLLLSDDKLDSILSRLRAIPHVEMIRIGSRVPVVLPMRITSGLIRVLRKYHPLYLNTHFNHPDEITAQSAKACERLANAGIPLGNQTVMLRGINDDPQVMKRLMQKLLAIRVRPYYIYQADMVQGTDHFRTTVEEGLDVIRALRGHTSGMAVPAYVIDAPGGGGKIPLLPDYLQSLGEDVVLKNYQGQTFHYRNAEPAEVESELSLIVNNKS; from the coding sequence ATGGAAACCTGGCAAAGACACCTGCAGGCGAGTATTACCAATCCAGAGAAACTGCCCCGCTCTTTCGGGGTTGACTGGCGCCCTCTGAAAGAGGTTGCCGAGCGTTATCCGATGCGTATTACCCCCTATTACCTGAGTCTGATCAAGTCCGCCGGTGATCCGATCTGGAAACAGGCCGTGCCTGATCAGCAAGAGCTGAACGACCATGTTTGCATGGCTGATCCGCTGGAAGAAGAGAATCAAAGCCCGGTGCCGAATATCATCCACCGTTATCCGGATCGGGTCCTGTTCCTGGTTTCGTCCGAATGTGCCATGTACTGCCGCTTTTGTACCCGTAAACGTAAAGTCGGCGGAGAACAGATGCGCATTACTGCAGAAACCATTGCGGCCGGCATCGACTACATTAGTCGCAACCCGCAAATCCGCGACGTCATTGTCTCCGGGGGCGATCCGCTGCTGCTCAGCGACGACAAACTCGATTCGATCCTCAGCCGGCTCAGAGCGATCCCGCATGTGGAAATGATCCGCATCGGCAGTCGGGTTCCGGTCGTACTGCCCATGCGGATCACCTCGGGACTGATTCGGGTGCTGCGCAAGTATCATCCGCTGTACCTGAACACTCATTTCAATCACCCGGATGAGATCACCGCACAATCGGCAAAAGCCTGCGAACGTCTGGCCAACGCAGGCATCCCGCTGGGCAACCAGACGGTGATGCTGCGCGGGATCAATGATGATCCGCAAGTGATGAAACGGTTGATGCAGAAACTGCTAGCAATCCGGGTGCGCCCTTATTACATCTATCAGGCCGACATGGTCCAGGGCACCGATCACTTCCGGACCACGGTCGAAGAAGGGCTTGACGTGATTCGCGCCCTGCGCGGCCACACTTCGGGAATGGCGGTTCCGGCGTATGTTATCGATGCCCCTGGTGGTGGCGGTAAGATCCCCCTGTTACCCGACTATCTGCAGTCCCTGGGCGAAGATGTCGTCCTGAAAAATTACCAGGGGCAGACCTTTCACTATCGCAATGCCGAGCCGGCTGAAGTGGAAAGCGAATTGTCTCTCATTGTGAACAATAAAAGCTGA
- the yhbY gene encoding ribosome assembly RNA-binding protein YhbY — protein MKLTGKQIRFLRGLGHHLNPVVMVGKEEVNPAVTSAVEEALQSHELIKIKLQEGCLGDRKEVAAELATATAAEVVQILGRTILLFRPSDEVKIALPKS, from the coding sequence ATGAAATTAACGGGAAAACAGATCCGTTTCCTCAGAGGCCTGGGTCATCATCTTAATCCGGTGGTCATGGTCGGCAAAGAAGAGGTCAATCCTGCGGTGACTTCAGCCGTTGAGGAAGCTTTGCAGAGCCATGAGCTGATAAAAATCAAACTGCAGGAAGGTTGCCTTGGTGATCGCAAGGAGGTCGCCGCAGAATTGGCGACTGCTACGGCTGCAGAAGTCGTCCAGATCCTGGGCCGGACTATTTTGCTTTTCCGGCCTTCGGATGAAGTGAAAATCGCTCTGCCGAAGAGCTGA
- the tnpA gene encoding IS200/IS605 family transposase gives MSRFRKLTHAIWHCQYHIVWVPKYRFRILEGELAQEVRACIRIFSGQSHCEIVELNIQKDHVHLIIMVPPKVAISELMGRLKGRSAIRILKNHPKLRKNRYWGNHFWAPGYCVDTVGLDTEMIRRYVRYQEAHEKKIEQQQLKF, from the coding sequence ATGAGCCGTTTTCGAAAATTAACACATGCCATCTGGCACTGTCAGTACCACATTGTCTGGGTCCCGAAATATCGCTTCCGAATATTGGAAGGCGAACTGGCTCAGGAAGTACGAGCATGTATACGGATCTTCAGTGGGCAAAGTCACTGTGAGATCGTCGAGCTGAATATCCAGAAAGACCACGTCCATCTGATCATCATGGTGCCGCCGAAGGTAGCCATTTCAGAGTTGATGGGGCGCCTGAAAGGACGATCAGCGATACGAATTTTAAAGAACCATCCCAAATTGCGAAAGAATCGCTACTGGGGGAATCATTTCTGGGCGCCCGGCTACTGCGTTGATACCGTCGGTTTGGATACTGAGATGATCAGACGCTACGTGCGGTATCAAGAGGCGCACGAAAAGAAGATAGAACAGCAACAACTTAAATTTTAA
- the coaD gene encoding pantetheine-phosphate adenylyltransferase — MNRHIAIYPGSFDPFTNGHLDIVRRGLEIFDTIIIAVARNSEKNSLFSIAERIDMISRLIEHDPRLKVETFDGLLVDYAVSKGARVILRGLRAVTDFEFEFQMAQMNHTVCEQVETLFMMTAPECAYLSSSIVKEVGRLNGDISQFVPPLVRDELLKKFGHN, encoded by the coding sequence ATGAATCGCCACATCGCTATCTATCCCGGTTCTTTTGACCCTTTTACCAACGGTCACCTCGACATTGTCCGGCGGGGTCTGGAGATTTTCGATACCATCATTATTGCCGTTGCCAGGAACTCCGAAAAGAACAGCCTGTTTTCCATTGCCGAGCGCATCGATATGATTTCCAGGCTGATCGAACATGATCCGCGCCTCAAGGTCGAAACCTTTGACGGGTTGCTGGTCGATTATGCCGTATCCAAAGGTGCACGGGTGATTTTGCGGGGATTACGGGCGGTCACTGACTTTGAGTTCGAATTCCAGATGGCGCAGATGAATCACACGGTTTGCGAACAGGTCGAAACCCTGTTCATGATGACCGCCCCGGAATGCGCTTACCTGAGTTCGTCCATTGTTAAAGAAGTCGGTCGCCTCAACGGCGACATCAGCCAGTTCGTGCCGCCCCTGGTCAGGGATGAGCTGCTGAAGAAATTCGGCCACAACTGA
- a CDS encoding HAD-IA family hydrolase translates to MCPYKLIIFDCDGVLVDSEPLAAAVISEMAAELGLNIPQEEAEQRFNGRKVGEWIKELEAAAGRPLADSFIPEFRHRSALKFATELEAVPGVKPLLEQLPIPFCLASSGPLSKINQTLTKTELLPYFAGRIFSGYEVGAWKPDPALFLHAAAACNTPAQDCAVVEDSRVGVEAGLAAGMTVFHYQPRDQVQLPAHERLIKFTSMQALPTLLNL, encoded by the coding sequence ATGTGCCCTTATAAATTAATCATTTTCGATTGCGATGGAGTGCTGGTGGACAGCGAACCCCTGGCCGCCGCGGTTATCAGCGAAATGGCCGCAGAACTGGGACTGAACATTCCGCAGGAAGAGGCAGAGCAGCGTTTTAACGGACGTAAGGTAGGTGAATGGATCAAGGAGCTGGAAGCCGCAGCAGGCAGACCGCTGGCAGACAGTTTCATCCCGGAATTCCGCCACCGTTCCGCGCTCAAGTTTGCTACTGAATTGGAAGCCGTGCCCGGGGTAAAACCTTTGCTTGAACAGCTGCCGATCCCCTTTTGCCTGGCATCGAGCGGCCCCCTCAGCAAAATCAATCAGACCCTGACCAAGACCGAACTGCTTCCCTATTTTGCCGGGCGTATTTTCAGCGGTTACGAAGTCGGAGCCTGGAAGCCGGACCCGGCGTTGTTCCTGCACGCGGCCGCGGCCTGCAACACCCCGGCCCAGGACTGTGCGGTGGTTGAAGACAGCCGGGTCGGGGTAGAAGCCGGCCTGGCCGCCGGGATGACGGTTTTCCATTACCAGCCCCGCGATCAGGTGCAACTGCCCGCCCATGAACGGCTGATCAAATTCACCTCCATGCAGGCATTACCCACCCTGCTGAATCTTTAA
- a CDS encoding GNAT family N-acetyltransferase, whose translation MRELVPTDIEPLQRILTSCGVFSVAEIDCALELLDTVLNNPQQEDYEVLISEADGQVTGYAMFGPVPLTSGSYDLYWIATAPHLHGQGIGRTLLTEVEDRLQARGARMLCLETSSQDSYVKTRAFYLRAGYQEEARIKDFYRPQDDRITYVKRFTSC comes from the coding sequence ATGCGTGAACTGGTCCCGACAGATATTGAACCCCTGCAGCGGATTCTGACAAGTTGCGGCGTATTTTCAGTGGCCGAGATCGACTGCGCCCTGGAACTGCTGGATACCGTTCTGAACAACCCGCAACAGGAAGATTACGAAGTCCTGATCAGCGAGGCCGACGGTCAGGTCACCGGCTACGCCATGTTCGGTCCGGTACCGCTCACCAGTGGCAGCTACGATCTGTACTGGATTGCAACCGCGCCACACCTGCACGGTCAGGGCATCGGCCGCACTTTGCTGACTGAAGTCGAAGATCGGCTGCAAGCCCGCGGAGCCCGGATGCTTTGCCTGGAGACGTCCTCGCAGGACTCTTATGTGAAAACCAGGGCATTCTATCTGCGGGCCGGCTACCAGGAAGAAGCCCGCATCAAAGATTTTTACCGGCCTCAAGATGACCGGATAACCTACGTCAAACGTTTTACATCGTGTTGA
- a CDS encoding AzlD domain-containing protein: MTFSEYFFLFAGMGMVTYLPRALPLLYLAHKQLPQWLVDWLSLIPVAVLSALLAPSLFADHASRTFELGKPELLVAVPTFLFALKTRSLGGTVLIGMLLYWLAGLLL, translated from the coding sequence ATGACCTTCTCCGAGTATTTTTTCCTGTTTGCCGGCATGGGCATGGTGACCTATTTACCCCGGGCTCTTCCGCTTCTTTACCTCGCCCACAAGCAATTACCACAATGGCTGGTCGACTGGTTAAGCCTGATCCCGGTTGCGGTATTGAGCGCCCTGCTGGCTCCATCCCTGTTTGCGGATCATGCCAGCCGCACTTTTGAACTGGGTAAACCAGAGCTGCTGGTCGCGGTCCCTACTTTCTTGTTTGCCCTGAAAACCCGCAGCCTGGGGGGAACGGTGCTGATCGGAATGTTGCTGTACTGGTTAGCAGGATTGTTACTTTGA
- a CDS encoding D-alanine--D-alanine ligase family protein yields MRIAVCYNQVAEQPLSGIAEDLLSEAGAAEEADAVADALRLLGHEPILVPLHLELGSFIAALQRLQPDLVFNLCEGFRGDSRYEMHVAAVFEMLGLTYTGSSPFVLGLTRDKGLTKDLLRRHGLPTPDYHLVAPGAPLPGLVFDRPFIVKPCSEDASLSISRASVVNDNAGLQRQVAYIHHHYRQAALVEEFIDGREFNVALLGDRSVRLLPIAEICFSEQLDCRLVSYAGKWHEESIDYSGSIPVCPALITDIEQQKLADIALKAWQLLGARDYARIDIRWRDNIPYILELNANPDISPAAGLARAARCGGLEYPELVESIVENALLRKESIHA; encoded by the coding sequence ATGAGAATTGCTGTCTGTTATAACCAAGTTGCTGAGCAACCCTTATCCGGGATAGCTGAAGACCTGCTTTCCGAAGCCGGTGCCGCAGAAGAAGCTGACGCCGTTGCTGACGCTCTGCGCCTGCTCGGACATGAACCGATCCTGGTCCCCCTTCATCTGGAACTGGGTTCGTTCATTGCCGCTCTGCAGAGGTTGCAGCCGGATCTGGTGTTTAATCTCTGCGAAGGTTTTCGTGGCGACAGCCGCTATGAAATGCATGTGGCCGCCGTCTTTGAAATGCTTGGACTCACCTATACCGGATCATCCCCTTTTGTGCTCGGGCTGACCCGGGACAAGGGGTTGACCAAAGACCTGCTGCGCCGCCACGGCCTGCCGACACCGGACTATCACCTGGTCGCTCCGGGGGCGCCCTTACCCGGACTCGTGTTCGATCGCCCGTTTATTGTCAAACCCTGTAGTGAAGACGCCTCGCTAAGCATCAGCCGCGCCAGTGTTGTTAACGACAACGCCGGTCTGCAGCGGCAGGTCGCCTACATTCATCACCACTATCGGCAAGCGGCCCTGGTGGAAGAGTTTATCGACGGCCGTGAATTCAATGTCGCCCTGCTCGGAGATCGCTCCGTGCGGCTGCTGCCCATTGCCGAGATCTGCTTTTCTGAACAACTTGACTGCCGACTGGTCAGCTATGCCGGCAAATGGCATGAGGAGTCAATCGACTACAGCGGTTCGATACCGGTCTGCCCCGCCCTGATTACCGATATCGAACAGCAGAAGCTTGCCGACATTGCCCTGAAAGCCTGGCAGCTGCTTGGCGCACGTGATTACGCGCGTATCGACATCCGTTGGCGCGATAACATTCCTTATATTCTTGAGCTGAATGCCAATCCCGATATCTCGCCTGCGGCCGGCCTGGCTCGGGCAGCCCGCTGTGGCGGACTGGAATATCCGGAGTTGGTGGAAAGCATTGTCGAAAATGCACTCCTCAGGAAGGAATCAATCCATGCGTGA
- a CDS encoding deoxyguanosinetriphosphate triphosphohydrolase — MHEYYLAPYASSSEQSRGRKHHEPYKDDRPAFERDRDRVIHCAAFRRLEYKTQVFVNHEGDYYRTRLTHSLEVAQIARGIARKLRLNEDLVEALALAHDLGHTPFGHTGEQVLNRLMKNYGGFEHNQQSLRIVELLEHRYPDFDGLNLSWETREGIIKHSSDYDKAASGAIAPYAPGERATLEGQLIDLADEIAYNNHDIDDGLKAGYIRLADLSEVELWQRTFCKVGNRFPQLDEKRQILQTISYLIGDLIHDLVFTTLTNIETQGITSLAEVRAQPCNLVSFSSEMLELNRQLKKFLYRRLYRHSKVERMRVKAERFLTLLFENYLEHPTLLPERHQARFERFGTERVICDYIASMTDRYAQDEYKRLYEPFERA, encoded by the coding sequence ATGCATGAATATTATCTCGCACCCTATGCCAGTAGCAGTGAACAGAGTCGCGGGCGGAAGCATCATGAACCCTATAAAGATGATCGACCGGCTTTTGAGCGGGATCGGGATCGGGTGATCCACTGTGCGGCTTTCCGTCGTCTGGAATACAAGACCCAGGTTTTTGTCAATCATGAAGGGGATTATTATCGGACCCGCCTGACCCATTCCCTGGAAGTGGCGCAGATTGCCAGAGGGATCGCGCGTAAGCTGCGCCTCAATGAGGACCTGGTGGAAGCCCTCGCCCTGGCCCATGACCTCGGGCATACGCCGTTTGGCCACACCGGAGAGCAGGTGCTGAACCGGTTGATGAAAAACTACGGAGGGTTTGAACATAATCAGCAATCGCTGCGGATTGTCGAGCTGTTGGAACACCGCTACCCTGATTTTGACGGCCTCAACCTGAGCTGGGAAACCCGGGAAGGGATCATTAAGCATTCTTCGGACTATGATAAAGCGGCTTCCGGAGCGATTGCTCCCTATGCTCCCGGTGAGCGCGCGACCTTGGAAGGGCAGCTTATCGACCTGGCCGATGAAATTGCCTATAACAACCATGATATCGATGACGGGCTCAAGGCCGGGTATATCAGGCTGGCCGACCTGAGCGAAGTCGAACTCTGGCAGCGCACCTTTTGCAAGGTCGGCAACCGGTTTCCCCAGCTGGATGAAAAACGGCAAATCCTGCAGACCATCAGCTACCTGATCGGCGACCTGATCCACGACCTGGTATTCACCACTTTGACCAATATCGAAACACAGGGCATCACGTCCCTGGCCGAAGTCAGAGCCCAGCCGTGTAACCTGGTTAGTTTCAGCTCGGAGATGCTGGAACTGAATCGCCAGTTGAAGAAATTTCTCTACCGCCGGCTGTACCGCCATTCCAAGGTGGAGCGGATGCGAGTGAAGGCGGAACGCTTTCTAACCCTGTTGTTTGAGAACTACCTGGAACATCCGACCTTACTGCCGGAGCGGCACCAGGCCCGCTTTGAACGATTCGGGACCGAACGGGTGATCTGCGACTATATTGCCAGCATGACCGACCGCTACGCCCAGGATGAATACAAACGGCTTTACGAACCCTTTGAAAGGGCTTGA
- a CDS encoding M1 family metallopeptidase, whose translation MRSALFLFVFLATFTSSPDSFAAIDYHLEIKILPAEQRLEGKVVLQFKAEHPAPLTMQLSQHCRISSVNQAGQPIPWTFADGLLKVAPTSAADLEITYQGRFTDPVPTAPGHNEDPGYGVSAVISPRGSYLSGAVAWHPLLSSPPARYLVDIRLPAPGEAILAGQRLTRDSAAGWNRSSWSIDYPLAALTLAAGDYQVFEDHSGAIPIYAYFYPESAELAQTYLQQSREYLNLYQQLFGPYPFHKFAVVENFFPTGYGLSSWTLLGSSVIKLPFIVKTSLGHEIAHSWWGNGIRVDYAQGNWAEGLTTYVADYLYQEQQSAAAARQYRMNILSDYASLVTPANRIPVAEFSSRNSKASQAVGYGKAMMIFHMLRLKVGDQLFWQGLKEIAATRMFTAIGWDDFRDYYSRRSGEDLRPFFQQWLNRAQGPQLALAKVRAAATESGWVVSGELRQQAPYYRLDVPLQVATADGAKTSILTLRGAQQSFALQVREKPASLRVDPDMDLFRVLTPTEIPATVNSIRGSEHLLVLRGDTALPSVTARQTLLAGLRKPQHPLTATADADQQSLVDHDLLIFGSSTKLEPPTASEFQGSAPQKIAVTDNEVLFIVTRNPFNQAHYAAWFLADSAADSAVARKIPHYGKYSYLHFAGATNTDKQIISPADSPLQVTFPK comes from the coding sequence ATGCGATCTGCGCTGTTTCTTTTTGTTTTTTTGGCGACTTTTACTTCCTCACCCGACTCGTTTGCTGCCATCGATTACCACCTTGAGATCAAAATCCTGCCTGCCGAGCAACGCCTTGAAGGAAAGGTTGTCCTCCAATTCAAGGCTGAACACCCTGCTCCGTTGACCATGCAGTTGTCTCAACACTGTCGAATTTCTTCGGTCAACCAGGCCGGGCAGCCCATTCCATGGACGTTTGCTGACGGTCTGCTGAAGGTGGCCCCGACCTCGGCAGCAGACCTTGAAATAACCTATCAAGGCCGCTTTACCGACCCGGTTCCGACAGCTCCGGGGCATAATGAAGATCCCGGCTACGGGGTCTCTGCAGTGATTTCTCCGCGCGGCAGCTACCTTTCCGGTGCAGTCGCCTGGCATCCTCTGCTCTCCTCTCCACCCGCCCGTTATCTGGTCGATATCCGCCTGCCAGCCCCTGGGGAAGCCATCCTGGCCGGACAACGTTTGACCCGGGACAGCGCCGCCGGCTGGAACCGCTCAAGCTGGTCCATTGATTACCCGCTGGCTGCGTTGACCCTGGCCGCTGGAGACTATCAGGTTTTCGAAGACCACAGCGGAGCCATTCCGATTTATGCTTATTTCTATCCCGAATCAGCAGAACTGGCGCAAACCTATCTGCAGCAGAGTCGTGAATATCTCAACCTTTATCAGCAACTTTTCGGGCCTTACCCGTTTCACAAGTTTGCGGTAGTGGAGAATTTTTTCCCGACCGGCTACGGCTTGTCGTCCTGGACCCTCCTCGGCAGCAGCGTGATCAAGCTACCGTTTATCGTCAAAACCAGCCTGGGACATGAAATCGCTCACTCCTGGTGGGGAAACGGGATCAGGGTTGATTATGCTCAGGGGAATTGGGCTGAAGGTTTGACCACCTATGTCGCCGATTATCTCTATCAGGAACAGCAATCAGCTGCGGCAGCCCGGCAATACCGGATGAATATCCTCAGTGACTATGCCAGCCTGGTCACCCCGGCCAACCGTATTCCGGTGGCAGAGTTCAGCTCACGGAACAGCAAAGCGAGTCAGGCGGTCGGCTATGGCAAGGCGATGATGATCTTCCACATGTTGCGCCTAAAAGTCGGCGATCAGTTGTTCTGGCAAGGCTTAAAGGAGATTGCCGCGACCAGGATGTTCACGGCCATCGGCTGGGACGACTTCAGGGATTATTATTCACGACGTTCCGGAGAGGATTTGCGGCCATTCTTCCAGCAATGGCTGAACCGCGCTCAGGGGCCACAACTGGCACTGGCCAAGGTTCGGGCAGCAGCGACGGAAAGCGGCTGGGTCGTCAGTGGCGAGCTGCGTCAGCAAGCCCCCTATTACCGCCTGGACGTCCCGCTTCAGGTTGCAACGGCAGATGGTGCGAAGACCTCGATTTTAACCCTCAGAGGTGCGCAGCAGAGCTTTGCCCTGCAGGTCAGAGAAAAACCCGCCTCGCTGAGAGTGGATCCGGATATGGATCTGTTTCGAGTTTTGACACCGACAGAGATTCCGGCCACGGTTAACAGTATCCGCGGCAGTGAACACCTGCTGGTTTTGCGGGGTGATACCGCCCTGCCTTCAGTAACGGCCCGGCAAACTTTGCTGGCCGGGCTGCGCAAGCCGCAACATCCTCTTACGGCAACTGCAGACGCTGATCAGCAAAGCCTGGTCGACCATGACCTGCTCATTTTCGGCAGCAGTACCAAACTGGAACCCCCAACAGCATCTGAGTTCCAGGGCAGTGCCCCGCAGAAGATCGCGGTAACAGACAACGAGGTACTCTTTATCGTCACCCGTAACCCATTTAACCAAGCTCATTACGCCGCCTGGTTTCTGGCTGATTCTGCTGCGGACAGTGCTGTGGCCCGTAAAATTCCCCATTATGGGAAATACAGCTACCTGCACTTTGCCGGAGCGACCAACACCGACAAACAGATCATCAGCCCGGCCGACAGCCCGCTGCAGGTGACCTTTCCGAAATAA
- the greB gene encoding transcription elongation factor GreB gives MSDKKIYMTPACADRFRAELKDLLYKDRPQMVETVAWAASNGDRSENADYHYGKRRLRQIDGRIRFLQQRLETAEIVDPVAQGQRAGDRVLFGCTVTVENEEGEEKTFSIVGVDEIDLERGHISWVSPLARAVLGHRLGDVVVVKAPQGENELEIVDLSYRDLTC, from the coding sequence ATGAGTGATAAGAAAATCTACATGACCCCGGCCTGCGCGGACCGCTTCCGCGCCGAATTGAAAGATCTGCTTTACAAGGATCGCCCCCAGATGGTTGAAACCGTGGCCTGGGCCGCATCCAACGGCGACCGCTCGGAAAACGCCGATTATCATTACGGAAAACGCCGTCTGCGCCAGATCGATGGACGGATCAGGTTTCTGCAGCAGCGGCTGGAGACAGCGGAGATTGTCGATCCCGTTGCGCAGGGACAACGGGCCGGCGACCGGGTGCTGTTCGGCTGTACAGTCACGGTTGAAAACGAGGAGGGGGAAGAAAAGACCTTCAGTATTGTCGGGGTCGATGAAATTGATCTTGAAAGAGGGCATATCAGCTGGGTTTCCCCCCTGGCTCGCGCCGTTCTCGGTCATCGGCTGGGCGATGTGGTGGTGGTGAAAGCCCCGCAGGGCGAGAACGAACTGGAAATCGTCGACCTGTCCTACCGGGATCTGACCTGCTGA
- a CDS encoding D-alanine--D-alanine ligase family protein yields the protein MHIAFAFNMREVGPTEDEPPSCSDTDLPDDLYAEWDDSETINAVAAALATEHQVSLVQADLDAFEKFRHLKPDLVFNMAEGLHGISREAQIPALLEMLNIPYTGSDPTTLGICLDKGRTKEILSWNRIPTPGFWIVSSLAELPEQLTYPLIVKPCLEGSSKGVTDKALVYDRQQLAAQVEWVNTTYQQSALVEEFLPGREFTVAMIGNGQDIQILPIVEIDFTSLPGGVNPIYSYEAKWIWDTEAKPLEIFTCPAKLEPLLQAQIEDICRRAFQALKCRDWCRIDVRLDAHGHPSVIELNPLPGILPRPEQNSCFPKAARAAGLSYEQLILKVVDTAAARLFNQDRGTDENCCLL from the coding sequence ATGCACATCGCGTTTGCATTCAATATGCGTGAGGTCGGCCCGACCGAAGACGAACCTCCCTCGTGTTCCGACACAGATCTTCCCGATGACCTTTATGCCGAGTGGGACGACAGTGAAACCATCAATGCTGTCGCCGCAGCCTTGGCAACCGAGCACCAGGTATCCCTGGTCCAGGCTGATCTTGATGCCTTTGAAAAGTTTCGCCACCTGAAACCCGACCTGGTTTTCAACATGGCGGAAGGTCTTCATGGCATCAGTCGCGAAGCCCAGATTCCCGCGCTGCTGGAAATGCTGAACATTCCCTACACCGGGAGCGATCCGACCACCCTCGGCATCTGTCTCGATAAAGGCAGGACCAAAGAGATCCTGTCCTGGAATCGGATTCCGACACCTGGCTTCTGGATCGTTTCTTCGCTGGCTGAACTGCCGGAGCAACTCACTTACCCGCTGATCGTCAAACCCTGCCTGGAAGGTTCCAGCAAAGGGGTGACCGACAAGGCCCTGGTTTACGACCGGCAGCAGCTGGCCGCACAGGTGGAGTGGGTCAATACCACCTATCAGCAAAGCGCTCTGGTCGAGGAATTCCTTCCCGGCCGCGAGTTTACCGTAGCCATGATCGGCAACGGTCAGGATATTCAGATCCTGCCGATTGTCGAAATTGATTTCACCTCTCTGCCCGGCGGTGTCAACCCGATCTATTCCTATGAAGCCAAATGGATTTGGGATACCGAAGCAAAACCGCTGGAGATTTTCACCTGCCCCGCAAAGCTTGAACCCTTGCTGCAAGCCCAGATCGAAGATATCTGCCGGCGCGCCTTCCAGGCATTGAAATGCCGTGACTGGTGCCGGATAGATGTTCGACTGGATGCTCATGGGCATCCCTCTGTTATCGAATTGAACCCGCTTCCCGGCATTCTGCCGCGACCCGAACAGAATAGCTGTTTTCCCAAAGCCGCCCGCGCCGCCGGGCTGTCTTATGAACAGCTGATTCTAAAAGTCGTCGACACTGCCGCAGCACGTTTATTCAATCAGGACAGAGGAACCGATGAGAATTGCTGTCTGTTATAA